A stretch of the Bacillus anthracis str. Vollum genome encodes the following:
- a CDS encoding YxeA family protein, which produces MKRFIFGAMIVIVAGAAYLLSGSKLLDQMNPFLDIENHYAIIDNDGKELGGNKGREYTVKAYDKDGKEKEVTIDGVGELQKGSYWHGLTTGKVLHDKVQVTIDKIPDGAKAKLGL; this is translated from the coding sequence ATGAAAAGATTTATTTTTGGAGCAATGATTGTTATCGTCGCAGGGGCGGCATACTTATTAAGCGGGAGTAAGCTATTAGATCAGATGAACCCATTTCTTGATATAGAGAATCATTACGCAATTATTGATAATGATGGAAAAGAGTTAGGCGGAAATAAAGGCCGTGAATATACGGTGAAAGCTTATGATAAGGATGGGAAAGAAAAAGAAGTAACGATTGATGGAGTAGGTGAATTACAAAAAGGGTCGTATTGGCATGGGCTTACAACAGGAAAGGTTTTACATGACAAAGTGCAAGTAACGATAGATAAAATTCCTGACGGTGCAAAGGCAAAGTTAGGATTGTAA